One stretch of Nomascus leucogenys isolate Asia chromosome 7b, Asia_NLE_v1, whole genome shotgun sequence DNA includes these proteins:
- the RABL2B gene encoding rab-like protein 2B isoform X5, with protein MARPSLWVFDVQRKVTYKNLSTWYTELREFRPEIPCIVVANKIDDINVTQKSFNFAKKFSLPLYFVSAADGTNVVKLFNDAIRLAVSYKQNSQDFMDEIFQELENFKLEQEEEDVPDQEQSGSIETPPEEAASPHS; from the exons ATGGCAAGACCATCCTTGTGG GTGTTTGATGTACAGAGGAAAGTCACCTATAAGAACCTGAGCACCTGGTACACAGAGCTTCGGGAGTTCAGGCCAGAGATCCCATGCATCGTGGTGGCCAATAAAATTGATG ACATAAACGTGACCCAAAAAAGCTTCAATTTTGCCAAGAAGTTCTCCCTGCCCCTGTATTTCGTCTCAGCTGCTGATGGTACCAATGTTGTGAAG CTCTTCAATGATGCAATTCGATTAGCTGTGTCTTACAAACAGAACTCCCAAGACTTCATGGATGAGATTTTTCAGGAGCTCGAG AACTTCAAGTtggagcaggaagaggaggacGTGCCAGACCAGGAGCAGAGCGGCAGCATCGAAACCCCACCAGAGGAGGCAGCCTCTCCCCACAgctga
- the RABL2B gene encoding rab-like protein 2B isoform X4 has protein sequence MARPSLWVFDVQRKVTYKNLSTWYTELREFRPEIPCIVVANKIDADINVTQKSFNFAKKFSLPLYFVSAADGTNVVKLFNDAIRLAVSYKQNSQDFMDEIFQELENFKLEQEEEDVPDQEQSGSIETPPEEAASPHS, from the exons ATGGCAAGACCATCCTTGTGG GTGTTTGATGTACAGAGGAAAGTCACCTATAAGAACCTGAGCACCTGGTACACAGAGCTTCGGGAGTTCAGGCCAGAGATCCCATGCATCGTGGTGGCCAATAAAATTGATG CAGACATAAACGTGACCCAAAAAAGCTTCAATTTTGCCAAGAAGTTCTCCCTGCCCCTGTATTTCGTCTCAGCTGCTGATGGTACCAATGTTGTGAAG CTCTTCAATGATGCAATTCGATTAGCTGTGTCTTACAAACAGAACTCCCAAGACTTCATGGATGAGATTTTTCAGGAGCTCGAG AACTTCAAGTtggagcaggaagaggaggacGTGCCAGACCAGGAGCAGAGCGGCAGCATCGAAACCCCACCAGAGGAGGCAGCCTCTCCCCACAgctga
- the ACR gene encoding acrosin produces the protein MVEMLPTAILLVLAVSVVAKDNATCDGPCGLRFRQNPQGGVRIVGGKAAQHGAWPWMVSLQIFTYNSHRYHACGGSLLNSRWVLTAAHCFVGKNKVYDWRLVFGAKEITFGNNKPVKAPLQERYVEKIIIHEKYNSATEGNDIALVKITPPIACGRFIGPGCLPHFKAGLPRGPQSCWVAGWGYIEEKAPRPSSLLMEARVDLINLDLCNSTQWYNGRLQPTNVCAGYPVGKIDTCQGDSGGPLMCRDSKESAYVVVGITSWGVGCARAKRPGIYTATWPYLNWIASKISSNALHMIQPATPPPPTTRPPPIRPPFAHPISAHLPWYFQPPPPPLPPRPPAAQPRPPPPPPPPPPPSPLPPPPPPTPPPPSSTTKLPQRLSFAKRLQQLIEVLKGKTYSDRKNYYDTETTELPELTSTSRSDLVLNRPSEPFTPEKKER, from the exons ATGGTCGAGATGCTACCAACTGCCATTCTGCTGGTCTTGGCAGTGTCCGTGGTTGCTAAAGATAACGCCACGTGTGA TGGCCCCTGTGGGTTACGGTTCAGGCAGAACCCACAAGGTGGTGTCCGCATCGTCGGCGGGAAGGCTGCACAGCATGGGGCCTGGCCCTGGATGGTCAGCCTCCAGATCTTCACGTACAACAGCCACAGGTACCACGCATGTGGAGGCAGCTTGCTGAATTCACGATGGGTGCTCACTGCCGCTCACTGCTTCGTTGGCAAAAA TAAAGTGTATGACTGGAGACTGGTTTTCGGAGCGAAGGAAATTACATTTGGGAACAATAAACCAGTAAAGGCGCCTCTGCAAGAGAGATATGTGGAGAAAATCATCattcatgaaaaatacaactctgCGACAGAGGGAAACGACATTGCCCTCGTGAAGATCACCCCTCCCATTGCGTGTGGGCGCTTCATTGGGCCGGGCTGCCTGCCCCACTTTAAGGCAGGCCTCCCCAGAGGCCCCCAGAGCTGCTGGGTGGCTGGCTGGGGATATATAGAAGAGAAAG CCCCCAGGCCATCATCTCTGCTGATGGAGGCACGTGTGGACCTCATCAACCTGGACTTGTGTAACTCGACCCAGTGGTACAATGGGCGCCTTCAGCCAACCAATGTGTGTGCGGGGTACCCTGTAGGCAAGATCGACACCTGCCAG GGGGACAGCGGCGGGcctctcatgtgcagagacagcAAGGAAAGCGCCTATGTGGTCGTGGGAATCACAAGCTGGGGGGTAGGCTGTGCCCGTGCCAAGCGCCCCGGAATCTACACGGCCACCTGGCCCTATCTGAACTGGATCGCCTCCAAGATCAGTTCTAATGCCCTGCATATGATTCAGCCGGCcacccctccacctcccaccactCGACCGCCCCCGATTCGACCCCCCTTCGCCCACCCTATCTCTGCTCACCTTCCCTGGTATTTCCAACCTCCCCCTCCACCACTTCCACCCCGACCACCGGCAGCCCAGCCCcgacccccacctccacccccacccccacccccaccctcacctttacccccacccccgcccccaaccccacctccaccctcatcTACCACAAAACTTCCCCAAAGACTTTCTTTTGCCAAGCGCCTACAGCAGCTCATAGAGGTCTTGAAGGGGAAGACCTATTCCGACAGAAAGAACTATTATGACACGGAGACCACAGAGCTCCCAGAACTGACCTCGACCTCCCGATCTGACCTGGTTCTCAACAGACCCAGTGAACCCTTCACTcctgagaaaaaggaaagatga